Genomic DNA from Caldivirga sp.:
CCAGTGCCGGAGACCTCGAAGTAGGTTGTGAATGGGAAATTCCTGGGCATGGCCCATGAACCCTCAACGTAGGCTATTGCCCCATTATCAAACTCCAACGTGGCCATGAAGTGGTCTATTGATGTAGCAGAATCACTGGAGTAAATCCCCCCTATGGCGTAAACCCTCCTAACACTACCGAAGGTCCACCTTAAGTAATCCAGGTCATGGATACTCATGTCCACTGCAACCCCGCCGCTTAATTCCTGGAACCTGAACCAACGCCCTGGGTGTGAACTAAGTCTATAAGCCCTAATAACCCTAGGTTCACCAATCCTACCGGCCATTATTAGTTCCCTAGCTCTAACGTACTCGGGCCAGAACCTTAGGCAATGGGCCACCATTAGCTTAACGCCACTGGTTTCATGCATCTTAGCAATCTCCTCACCATCCCTGACCGTTAGGGCTATGGGCTTCTCAAGCATGACATCCTTACCTGCCTTAATAGCCTCCTCAGCCATGGCTCTATGCGTGTACGTTGGCGTAGCTACGAGTATAACGTCAACGTTAGGATCATTAATAACGCTCCTCCAGTCATCGGTAACTTTAGGTATCTTAAATCTCCTAGCTAGGAAGAGGGCGTCCTCGTACGGTATTCCAAATATTGAAGCCACTTCAA
This window encodes:
- a CDS encoding Gfo/Idh/MocA family oxidoreductase, which codes for MVIRVGILGSGFAARELHLPVLSMISDVEVASIFGIPYEDALFLARRFKIPKVTDDWRSVINDPNVDVILVATPTYTHRAMAEEAIKAGKDVMLEKPIALTVRDGEEIAKMHETSGVKLMVAHCLRFWPEYVRARELIMAGRIGEPRVIRAYRLSSHPGRWFRFQELSGGVAVDMSIHDLDYLRWTFGSVRRVYAIGGIYSSDSATSIDHFMATLEFDNGAIAYVEGSWAMPRNFPFTTYFEVSGTGGLMTVDNQSTATVEAYVDNSYYRYSPMVKNAYYLEWIAFLNWVSKGVKPPIEPSDAVEALRLALSINKSITEGRVVNPGEVR